In a genomic window of Nitrospira sp. ND1:
- a CDS encoding carboxymuconolactone decarboxylase family protein, whose product MTNATTTEMDQTTSLYDMTNLEKMKDLGTHAPEAMKAFVAFDKAALAAGAIPVKYKELMAMAVAFTTQCPYCIELHTNKAREYGASDPEIAESVLVAAALRAGGAITHGTHAMK is encoded by the coding sequence ATGACGAACGCGACCACAACCGAGATGGATCAGACGACGAGCCTGTATGACATGACGAATCTGGAAAAGATGAAGGATCTGGGGACGCACGCCCCCGAGGCCATGAAGGCATTCGTGGCCTTCGACAAGGCCGCGCTGGCAGCCGGCGCGATTCCGGTGAAGTACAAGGAATTGATGGCCATGGCCGTGGCGTTCACCACGCAATGTCCCTACTGCATCGAACTGCATACGAACAAGGCAAGAGAGTATGGCGCGTCGGACCCGGAGATCGCCGAATCGGTGCTCGTGGCAGCGGCCTTGCGCGCAGGCGGGGCCATCACGCATGGCACCCATGCGATGAAGTGA
- a CDS encoding LysR family transcriptional regulator has protein sequence MSTPDLNLLITLDVLLAEGSVARAARRLRLSPSAMSRALARLRETTGDPLLVRAGRGLVPTPRAVELRERVSQVVEEGQAVLRPAEKLNLTQLVRTFTLRTSEGFVENFGPDLIALVGEEAPGVRLHFLQKANKDSAPLRDGTVDLETGVIEKTTAQELRVQALFRDRLIGAVRTGHPLSKGRITPSRYAGGRHISVSRQGHEKGPIEEALQRLGLERDIVTIVGGFATAIALARASDLIATVPERHTGILRAGMHSFALPVSTPEFTVSLLWHPRLDADLAHRWLRGHVRKICAATT, from the coding sequence ATGTCCACACCTGATCTCAATTTGCTGATCACCCTGGATGTTTTATTGGCGGAAGGCAGCGTGGCCCGCGCCGCCAGACGGCTGCGTCTGAGCCCGTCTGCAATGAGCCGGGCGTTGGCGCGATTGCGTGAGACGACCGGTGATCCACTCCTGGTGAGGGCCGGCCGAGGTCTCGTCCCCACACCACGAGCGGTCGAACTTCGTGAACGGGTCAGTCAGGTCGTGGAAGAGGGACAAGCGGTTCTGCGCCCTGCGGAGAAGCTCAATCTCACACAGCTCGTCCGAACGTTCACATTGCGGACCAGCGAAGGATTCGTAGAGAACTTCGGGCCGGATCTCATTGCGCTGGTCGGCGAGGAAGCTCCCGGCGTGCGGCTGCATTTCCTTCAGAAGGCCAATAAGGACAGTGCGCCGCTTCGCGACGGTACCGTCGATCTGGAAACCGGGGTGATTGAGAAGACCACTGCGCAGGAGTTGCGGGTTCAAGCCTTGTTCCGGGACCGTCTGATCGGCGCCGTGCGAACGGGGCACCCCCTGTCAAAAGGCAGGATCACGCCTTCCCGTTATGCCGGCGGACGGCATATCTCTGTCTCGCGGCAGGGGCATGAGAAGGGGCCGATTGAGGAAGCCTTGCAGCGGCTTGGACTGGAACGGGACATTGTCACGATCGTCGGCGGATTCGCGACGGCGATTGCTCTGGCCCGTGCTTCAGATTTGATCGCCACAGTCCCTGAACGCCATACGGGGATTTTGCGAGCAGGAATGCACAGCTTTGCGCTCCCGGTCTCCACGCCGGAGTTCACGGTATCGTTGCTCTGGCACCCACGGCTGGACGCTGATCTCGCGCATCGCTGGCTGCGGGGCCATGTCCGGAAGATCTGCGCGGCGACGACCTGA
- a CDS encoding AraC family transcriptional regulator, whose translation MDVLSEVLKAVKLDGAVFFHGEFAAPWCAREPDSGTMASYLPTQAGHIIFFHLLLEGRGYVRLEQEDRAVPLTAGDIIVLTHGDAHFMGNGPPVTPVDTSQQIRQILSEGRMLSQLAGGGEVTKLICGYLTCDAQLCRVVLAGLPAMLKVNIRDTPSGQWLENTLRYSVDHAEASGPGGAAVIAKLSEALFVETLRRYIAQLPHTQTGWLAGVRDPEVGKALALLHQRPAQPWTIATLAAEVGVSRSVLAERFQHFLANTPIGYLTRWRLHLAAQLLTSTSKSVAEVAGDIGYESEPSFNRAFKREFGLPPARFRTQAKSPKQPSVGRESTTAELKPIQTT comes from the coding sequence ATGGACGTGCTGTCCGAAGTGCTCAAGGCCGTGAAACTCGACGGCGCGGTGTTCTTTCACGGTGAGTTTGCCGCGCCCTGGTGCGCTCGAGAGCCGGACTCCGGCACCATGGCGTCGTATCTGCCTACCCAAGCCGGCCACATCATTTTTTTCCATCTGCTGCTCGAAGGACGGGGGTATGTCCGCCTGGAGCAGGAAGACCGTGCCGTGCCGCTGACGGCGGGCGACATCATCGTTCTCACGCACGGGGATGCGCACTTTATGGGTAACGGCCCGCCCGTCACACCGGTGGACACCTCCCAGCAAATCCGGCAGATCCTCTCGGAGGGACGCATGCTGTCCCAACTCGCCGGAGGCGGTGAAGTCACGAAACTGATCTGCGGGTATTTGACTTGTGACGCGCAGCTTTGCCGGGTCGTCCTGGCCGGTCTGCCTGCCATGCTCAAGGTGAATATTCGAGATACGCCGTCGGGACAGTGGCTGGAAAATACGCTCCGCTATTCAGTCGATCACGCGGAGGCCTCCGGTCCCGGAGGCGCGGCGGTCATCGCCAAGTTATCCGAAGCATTGTTCGTGGAAACGTTGCGACGTTATATCGCGCAGTTGCCGCACACCCAGACCGGATGGCTGGCCGGAGTTCGCGATCCGGAGGTGGGCAAAGCGCTGGCGCTCTTGCATCAACGGCCGGCCCAACCCTGGACCATCGCCACACTCGCTGCTGAGGTCGGGGTTTCGCGGTCCGTCCTTGCCGAACGGTTTCAGCATTTCCTCGCGAACACACCGATCGGTTACCTCACCCGTTGGCGGTTGCACCTCGCCGCGCAACTCCTCACCTCCACGTCCAAGAGCGTGGCCGAAGTCGCAGGCGATATCGGGTATGAGTCCGAACCCTCCTTCAACCGTGCATTCAAACGCGAGTTCGGGCTTCCGCCTGCCCGCTTCCGCACTCAGGCCAAATCGCCCAAACAGCCATCAGTCGGTCGTGAGTCCACAACCGCCGAGTTGAAGCCCATCCAGACGACATGA
- the tmpT gene encoding thiopurine S-methyltransferase — MEPQFWHDRWTKNEIGFHKSDANPLLVKYFTELALPKGSLVFVPLCGKTLDISWLLSNGYRVAGAELSSNAIEQLFAELGVKPTITRNGEIDRYHANDIDIFVGDIFDVTRTMLGPVDAIYDRAALVALPENMRSRYTSHLTAITDHAPQLLVCYQYDQRAAEGPPFSISHEEVRRHYGERYHLTLLTSADVSGGLKGKCSATEHVWLLRRG; from the coding sequence GTGGAACCACAATTTTGGCATGACAGGTGGACAAAAAATGAGATCGGGTTTCACAAGAGTGACGCCAACCCGCTGCTGGTGAAGTATTTCACCGAGCTCGCTCTGCCGAAAGGCAGCCTGGTTTTTGTGCCCTTGTGCGGGAAGACGCTGGATATTTCGTGGCTGCTGTCGAACGGCTACCGGGTTGCCGGAGCCGAATTGAGCTCAAACGCCATTGAGCAACTGTTCGCGGAGCTCGGGGTGAAACCGACGATCACGAGGAACGGTGAGATAGATCGCTACCATGCGAACGACATCGACATCTTTGTCGGCGATATCTTCGATGTGACGAGAACGATGCTGGGTCCGGTCGATGCGATCTATGACAGGGCTGCGCTGGTCGCCCTTCCGGAGAACATGCGGAGTCGCTACACCTCGCACCTCACAGCGATCACCGATCACGCGCCGCAGTTGCTCGTTTGTTATCAATACGATCAACGCGCGGCGGAAGGCCCCCCTTTCTCAATCAGCCACGAGGAAGTCCGTCGACATTATGGAGAGCGATACCACTTAACGCTCCTCACCAGCGCAGATGTGTCCGGTGGACTCAAGGGAAAATGTTCGGCAACCGAGCATGTGTGGCTGCTACGAAGGGGCTGA
- a CDS encoding class I SAM-dependent methyltransferase has product MTTNTVVPEMDGLKTRLNTIWTAGDYDRFSRYMEGGAREFYERLQIAPGCRLLDVGCGSGQLALLAAKDGVEVTGVDIAANWVERAQARARAEGVTARFEVADAEALPFEAASFDVVVSLIGAMFAPRPDLVAQELLRVCTPGGTLAMANWTAEGFVGQMFKNVAKFIGPSGMPSPVLWGNEATVQERLGHGLSTLSLIRRQYLFSYPFPPSEVVEFFRLYYGPTNRAFASLDAEGQAHLRRDLEALWTAHNQAGPDCTTVYGEYLEVIGIRA; this is encoded by the coding sequence ATGACGACGAACACGGTGGTGCCGGAAATGGACGGTCTAAAAACCCGTCTCAATACCATTTGGACAGCAGGGGACTACGATCGATTCTCACGATACATGGAGGGCGGCGCCAGGGAGTTTTACGAACGTCTCCAGATCGCGCCGGGATGCCGGTTGCTGGATGTGGGATGCGGCTCGGGCCAACTCGCGTTGTTGGCCGCCAAGGATGGGGTGGAGGTGACGGGGGTGGACATCGCCGCCAATTGGGTCGAGCGGGCGCAAGCGCGGGCTCGGGCCGAAGGGGTGACTGCCCGATTCGAAGTCGCCGATGCCGAAGCGCTGCCGTTTGAGGCGGCCAGTTTCGACGTCGTGGTGAGTCTGATCGGCGCGATGTTTGCTCCGCGTCCTGATCTGGTGGCGCAGGAATTGTTGCGGGTGTGTACACCAGGGGGAACCCTCGCGATGGCCAACTGGACGGCGGAGGGGTTCGTCGGACAGATGTTCAAGAACGTCGCGAAATTCATCGGGCCGTCGGGTATGCCGTCGCCGGTGCTCTGGGGGAATGAAGCTACGGTTCAAGAACGCCTTGGTCACGGATTGTCCACGCTCAGCCTGATCAGGCGTCAGTATCTGTTCAGCTATCCATTTCCTCCATCAGAGGTGGTGGAATTCTTCCGTCTCTACTATGGACCGACCAACCGGGCCTTTGCGTCCCTCGACGCCGAGGGGCAAGCGCACTTGCGCCGGGATCTGGAAGCGCTCTGGACAGCGCACAATCAAGCGGGGCCGGACTGCACGACGGTGTACGGCGAATATTTAGAAGTTATCGGCATTCGGGCGTGA
- a CDS encoding DUF2959 domain-containing protein, translated as MHVQSPRRFHRLLPLALTCGLVLITLTASGCQTAYYETMEKLGYHKRDLMVSDVKKARDAQQDAKEQFKSALDRFTKTLNIQGGELQDKYDALNEEYQQSEKRAQAVRDRIASVENVSDALFDEWTAELKQYSNATLRQKSQKQLTQTRSQYAQLIKAMKRAEAKMDPVLAKLKDHVLFLKHNLNAQAIASLKSELVTVEGTIDSLIKDLNASIQEADSFISSMEKDNA; from the coding sequence ATGCACGTTCAGTCCCCTCGCCGCTTTCACAGACTCTTGCCGCTCGCTCTGACCTGCGGACTTGTCCTGATCACGCTCACCGCGTCCGGCTGCCAGACCGCCTATTATGAAACGATGGAAAAACTCGGCTATCACAAGCGCGACCTGATGGTCAGCGACGTGAAAAAGGCCCGTGACGCCCAACAGGACGCGAAAGAGCAATTCAAATCGGCCCTCGATCGCTTCACCAAAACCTTGAATATCCAGGGCGGCGAATTACAGGACAAGTACGATGCGCTGAACGAGGAATATCAACAGAGCGAAAAGAGAGCGCAAGCCGTTCGGGATCGCATCGCGTCGGTGGAGAACGTGTCCGACGCGTTATTTGATGAATGGACCGCTGAATTGAAGCAGTATTCCAACGCCACGCTGCGCCAGAAAAGCCAAAAGCAACTCACCCAGACGCGCAGCCAGTACGCGCAATTGATCAAGGCCATGAAACGGGCGGAAGCAAAAATGGATCCGGTCCTGGCAAAGCTGAAAGACCATGTCCTCTTTTTGAAGCATAACCTCAACGCGCAGGCCATCGCCTCGCTCAAGAGCGAATTGGTCACGGTCGAAGGCACCATCGACTCACTGATCAAGGATTTGAACGCCTCAATTCAGGAAGCGGATTCCTTCATCTCGTCCATGGAGAAGGATAACGCGTGA
- a CDS encoding IS3 family transposase (programmed frameshift) — MSTKTRRSYTETFKEEAVRLVRESGHPVAQVARDLGIADHLLYRWRAEQQQAEERGQTRQSLRAEQAELIQLRRENAVLKQERDFLKRAAAFLREGVAMRYRVIQEHDRRYPIRLMCRALAVSPAGYYAWRGRPESRRAAANRTLLVTIRVLHQDSRQTYGSPSIWRALRKQGHQVGEHRVARLMRHDGLRAKTVKKWRATTYSSHGLPVAANTLDRQFRVPQPNQVWAGDITYVWTLEGWLYLAVLLDLYSRAVIGWAMGPRLTGELTEQALRMALATRQPSAGLLHHSDRGGQYAAGAYQQLLTTYGITASMSRTGNCWDNACVESFFGTLKRELVYHRHYATRAEAKQDIFEYIEVFYNRTRRHSTLGYDSPAEYEARTAVA; from the exons ATGAGCACGAAGACACGACGGTCGTATACGGAGACGTTCAAGGAAGAAGCGGTGCGGTTAGTCCGGGAGTCAGGGCATCCCGTCGCCCAGGTGGCGCGGGATCTGGGGATTGCCGATCATCTCCTCTACCGATGGCGAGCGGAGCAGCAGCAGGCAGAGGAGCGTGGACAGACCCGGCAATCTCTCCGGGCCGAACAGGCGGAACTGATCCAGCTCCGGCGTGAAAATGCCGTACTGAAGCAGGAACGAGATTTTTTAAAACGTGCGGCGGCGT TTCTTCGCGAAGGAGTCGCGATGAGATACCGAGTCATTCAGGAACACGACCGTCGCTATCCGATCCGCCTCATGTGCCGAGCACTGGCGGTTTCCCCTGCGGGGTATTATGCGTGGCGCGGACGTCCCGAGAGTCGGCGGGCCGCCGCCAATCGGACGCTCCTGGTCACCATCCGCGTGCTCCATCAGGACAGTCGCCAGACCTACGGCAGTCCGAGCATCTGGCGGGCGCTCCGCAAGCAGGGCCACCAGGTGGGAGAGCATCGCGTGGCGCGGCTGATGCGCCACGATGGCCTCCGGGCCAAGACCGTGAAGAAGTGGCGGGCCACGACGTACTCGTCGCACGGCTTGCCCGTGGCGGCAAACACGCTTGACCGCCAGTTCAGGGTGCCCCAGCCCAACCAGGTCTGGGCGGGCGATATCACCTACGTCTGGACGCTGGAGGGCTGGCTGTATCTGGCCGTGCTGCTGGATCTGTACTCGCGTGCCGTCATCGGCTGGGCGATGGGCCCGCGCTTGACCGGAGAGTTAACCGAACAGGCCCTCCGCATGGCGCTCGCCACGCGGCAGCCCTCAGCAGGACTCCTGCATCACTCCGATCGCGGGGGGCAATATGCGGCAGGGGCCTACCAGCAGTTGCTCACCACGTATGGCATCACGGCCAGCATGAGCCGCACCGGCAATTGCTGGGACAACGCCTGTGTCGAGAGCTTCTTCGGAACATTGAAGCGGGAACTCGTGTACCATCGGCACTATGCCACACGAGCGGAAGCGAAACAGGACATCTTCGAATACATCGAGGTGTTCTACAATCGGACGCGTCGGCACTCGACCCTCGGCTATGACTCCCCCGCCGAGTACGAAGCGAGGACCGCAGTCGCGTAA
- a CDS encoding SRPBCC family protein — protein sequence MPNNTVRLHRVFRTTPERLYRAFLDADAMAKWLPPNGFTGKVHQLDAKVGGTYRMSFTNFTTGQSHSFGGKYLELVPHERLRYTDTFDDPNLPGEIQVSITLKKVSCGTEMTVVQEGIPEVIPVESCYLGWQESLILLAKLVEAEIPE from the coding sequence ATGCCGAACAATACCGTCCGCCTTCACCGGGTCTTTCGGACAACACCAGAACGCCTGTACCGCGCATTCCTGGACGCGGATGCCATGGCGAAGTGGCTTCCACCGAACGGATTCACCGGGAAAGTGCATCAGCTGGATGCCAAGGTGGGCGGCACCTACAGAATGTCGTTTACCAACTTCACCACCGGTCAGAGTCATTCATTCGGCGGGAAGTACCTCGAACTGGTGCCACACGAACGGCTGCGCTATACGGATACGTTCGACGATCCGAACCTTCCCGGAGAAATTCAGGTGTCAATCACGTTGAAGAAAGTATCATGCGGGACTGAGATGACGGTGGTGCAGGAAGGGATTCCCGAGGTGATCCCCGTTGAGTCTTGTTATCTAGGCTGGCAGGAATCGTTGATCCTCCTCGCGAAACTTGTCGAAGCGGAGATTCCTGAGTAG
- a CDS encoding YncE family protein translates to MKPYKLFAFTLGLLLSCSTLASAEILALLNYESKPDQPVRREGIAIMDIDPESGNFGKILMEIPLPPDLVAHHIFFNRDRSKAYITALGKSILHVVNLRTFPYRLQAIDVPDCQMGEDLAVSEDNRTWYLTCMGSDNVIMGDALLDTPIKTVSAAKPSLATIQYPHGIAIHNGIDRLLVTSTVKPDMSDAGDSITVLEAASGKVLSTHKVSSKPSPAKAAPVEVMFSPNANPPVVHITNMLEGTLWAGVWDPASRTFSFHQADDFGSRQQGMPLEMLYNAKGDRLFVTTAKPGFVNLYDNSDPRQPKFLKTIAAAGGAHHSVLSPDERYLFVQNSFLNLDGMNDGSITVIDLKADKVLGNIDTLKAQGFNPNCIMLLPNQPGDLRASRIID, encoded by the coding sequence ATGAAACCATATAAATTGTTCGCGTTCACCCTGGGGTTGTTGCTTTCGTGCTCCACCCTCGCATCGGCGGAAATCCTGGCCCTGCTCAACTATGAGAGTAAGCCGGACCAGCCGGTGAGACGGGAGGGGATTGCCATCATGGACATCGATCCCGAGTCCGGGAACTTCGGGAAGATTCTGATGGAGATTCCACTGCCGCCCGATCTCGTGGCGCACCATATTTTCTTCAATCGCGATCGGAGCAAAGCCTATATCACGGCGCTGGGGAAAAGCATTCTGCATGTCGTGAATCTCAGGACGTTTCCCTATCGGCTTCAGGCGATCGACGTGCCGGACTGTCAGATGGGGGAGGATCTCGCCGTGTCGGAAGATAACCGGACCTGGTACCTGACCTGCATGGGCTCGGACAACGTCATCATGGGGGACGCGCTCCTCGATACGCCGATCAAAACGGTCAGCGCCGCGAAGCCGTCCCTGGCGACGATTCAGTATCCGCACGGCATTGCGATTCACAACGGCATCGATCGCCTGCTCGTGACCAGTACCGTCAAGCCGGATATGTCCGATGCGGGTGATTCGATCACGGTGCTGGAGGCCGCCAGCGGCAAGGTGCTCTCAACGCACAAGGTCTCGTCGAAACCATCTCCGGCAAAAGCCGCTCCCGTGGAAGTGATGTTCAGTCCCAATGCGAATCCTCCTGTCGTGCATATCACCAATATGCTCGAAGGAACGTTGTGGGCCGGGGTGTGGGACCCGGCAAGCAGAACCTTTTCGTTCCATCAGGCCGATGACTTTGGCTCCCGGCAGCAGGGCATGCCGCTCGAAATGCTCTACAACGCCAAGGGGGACCGCCTGTTCGTCACGACGGCCAAACCGGGTTTCGTCAATCTGTACGACAACAGCGATCCCCGGCAACCGAAGTTTCTCAAGACGATCGCCGCCGCGGGCGGTGCGCACCACAGCGTCCTGTCGCCGGACGAGCGCTACCTGTTCGTCCAGAACAGCTTCCTCAATCTGGACGGCATGAACGATGGGTCCATCACAGTGATCGACTTGAAGGCGGATAAGGTTTTGGGGAACATCGACACGCTGAAGGCGCAGGGGTTCAACCCGAACTGCATCATGCTGCTGCCCAATCAGCCGGGCGACCTGCGGGCCAGTCGCATCATCGACTGA